The following are encoded in a window of Onychostoma macrolepis isolate SWU-2019 unplaced genomic scaffold, ASM1243209v1 Scaffold105, whole genome shotgun sequence genomic DNA:
- the LOC131535028 gene encoding stonustoxin subunit beta-like isoform X1 — protein MVSEEGCGYLSSALSSNPSHLRELDLSYNHPRQSVMMTAELRKYACDLTLDPNTANTELKLSDENKKITGVEYHQPYPDHPERFDECEQVLSVESLTGRCYWEAEWSGHNADISVSYKGISRKGGSDCVFGFNDKSWSLNCYNSRLTVCHNNNSTDIPADRSSSKRVGVYVDVSAGSLSFYSVSETHTLTHLHTFNTTFTEPLCAGFRVYYPGSSVSLCDIKQPVVRIISDPHTTGGGKSRGQRVKVLLYFCSTHELSS, from the exons atggtgtcagaggaaggctgtggttatttgtcttcagctctgagttcaaacccctcacacctgagagagctggatctgagctacaatcaccCAAGACAATCAGTCATGATGACAGCAGAACTGCGAAAGT ATGCCTGTGATCTCACActggatccaaacacagcaaacactgAACTCAAGCTGTCTGATGAGAACAAGAAGATCACAGGTGTGGAATATCATCAGCcatatcctgatcatccagagagaTTTGATGAGTGTGAACAGGTTCTGAGTGTTGAGAGTCTgactggacgctgttactgggaggcTGAATGGAGCGGACATAATGCAgatatatcagtgtcatataaagGAATCAGCAGGAAAGGAGGAAGTGACTGTGTGTTTGGATTCAATGACAAATCCTGGAGTCTGAACTGCTATAATAGCAGATTGACTGTCTGTCACAATAATAACAGCACTGATATACCTGCTGACCGTTCATCCTCTAAGAGAGTAGGAGTGTATGTGGACGTGTCGGCCGgctctctgtccttctacagcgtctctgaaacgcacacactcacacacttacacacattcAACACCACATTCACTGAACCCCTCTGTGCTGGATTCAGGGTTTATTATCCTGGTTCCTCAGTGTCTCTGTGTGATATTAAACAGCCTGTGGTGAGAATCATCAGTGATCCACACACAACTGG AGGTGGAAAGTCCAGGGGCCAAAGAGTAAAAGTCCTGctatatttttgttccacccatgaactcagcagctga
- the LOC131535028 gene encoding stonustoxin subunit beta-like isoform X2: MVSEEGCGYLSSALSSNPSHLRELDLSYNHPRQSVMMTAELRKYACDLTLDPNTANTELKLSDENKKITGVEYHQPYPDHPERFDECEQVLSVESLTGRCYWEAEWSGHNADISVSYKGISRKGGSDCVFGFNDKSWSLNCYNSRLTVCHNNNSTDIPADRSSSKRVGVYVDVSAGSLSFYSVSETHTLTHLHTFNTTFTEPLCAGFRVYYPGSSVSLCDIKQPVVRIISDPHTTGS, translated from the exons atggtgtcagaggaaggctgtggttatttgtcttcagctctgagttcaaacccctcacacctgagagagctggatctgagctacaatcaccCAAGACAATCAGTCATGATGACAGCAGAACTGCGAAAGT ATGCCTGTGATCTCACActggatccaaacacagcaaacactgAACTCAAGCTGTCTGATGAGAACAAGAAGATCACAGGTGTGGAATATCATCAGCcatatcctgatcatccagagagaTTTGATGAGTGTGAACAGGTTCTGAGTGTTGAGAGTCTgactggacgctgttactgggaggcTGAATGGAGCGGACATAATGCAgatatatcagtgtcatataaagGAATCAGCAGGAAAGGAGGAAGTGACTGTGTGTTTGGATTCAATGACAAATCCTGGAGTCTGAACTGCTATAATAGCAGATTGACTGTCTGTCACAATAATAACAGCACTGATATACCTGCTGACCGTTCATCCTCTAAGAGAGTAGGAGTGTATGTGGACGTGTCGGCCGgctctctgtccttctacagcgtctctgaaacgcacacactcacacacttacacacattcAACACCACATTCACTGAACCCCTCTGTGCTGGATTCAGGGTTTATTATCCTGGTTCCTCAGTGTCTCTGTGTGATATTAAACAGCCTGTGGTGAGAATCATCAGTGATCCACACACAACTGG cagctga